From the Butyrivibrio fibrisolvens genome, one window contains:
- a CDS encoding ABC transporter ATP-binding protein — translation MSEQREVAIEVKNITKLYKLYDKNSDRLKEALGLTKQKKYHEKLALNNIDLTVHRGETVGIIGTNGSGKSTLLKIITGVLTPTNGTVNVNGRISALLELGAGFNMEYNGIENIYLNGMMIGFTREEIKNRMNAILDFADIGEYVYQPVKTYSSGMFVRLAFALNINIDPEILIVDEALSVGDVFFQAKCYHKFEEFKKQGKTILFVSHDLSSISKYCDRAVLINQGVKIGEGSPKEMIDIYKQVLVGQYVAPKENAEVALNLLEDEDIRKRAGEDADEADSKVGTPMEKRNSKGKNAAKAEPSQSEMVGKNPNVLEYGDGAARIQDYYITDNTGRRVSSVQKGDECTIHMSVEFMRDCPAPIFAFTLKNILGIEITGTNTMFEKAFLSPVKKGDRKKITFTQKIDLQGGEYLISFGVTGYEQENFTVYHRLYDALNLTVISDKNTVGYYDMNSKVRVE, via the coding sequence ATGTCAGAACAAAGAGAGGTCGCGATAGAGGTCAAGAATATCACAAAGCTCTATAAGCTTTATGATAAGAACTCCGACCGGCTCAAAGAAGCGCTTGGACTTACTAAGCAGAAAAAGTATCATGAGAAGCTTGCACTTAATAATATAGATCTTACAGTACACAGAGGTGAGACAGTCGGAATCATTGGAACCAATGGATCCGGTAAGTCTACTCTTTTAAAGATCATTACAGGTGTACTTACACCTACAAACGGAACTGTAAATGTTAATGGCCGTATCTCTGCTCTTCTTGAGCTTGGAGCAGGCTTTAACATGGAATATAACGGAATTGAAAATATCTATTTAAACGGTATGATGATCGGCTTTACCAGAGAAGAGATCAAGAACCGTATGAATGCTATTTTGGATTTTGCAGATATCGGAGAATACGTATACCAGCCTGTTAAGACTTATTCAAGCGGTATGTTTGTACGCCTTGCCTTTGCTCTTAATATCAACATCGATCCTGAGATACTTATAGTAGATGAGGCGCTTTCTGTAGGAGATGTTTTCTTCCAGGCTAAGTGTTATCACAAATTTGAAGAGTTCAAGAAGCAGGGTAAGACTATACTTTTTGTATCCCATGATCTTTCAAGTATCAGCAAATACTGTGATAGAGCTGTTCTTATCAATCAGGGTGTCAAGATTGGAGAAGGCTCTCCTAAGGAAATGATAGATATCTACAAGCAGGTTCTTGTGGGTCAGTATGTGGCTCCCAAGGAAAATGCCGAAGTGGCTCTAAACCTTCTTGAAGATGAAGATATAAGAAAACGTGCCGGAGAAGATGCTGACGAAGCTGATTCCAAAGTTGGCACACCGATGGAAAAAAGAAACAGTAAGGGCAAAAATGCTGCTAAGGCTGAGCCATCACAATCTGAGATGGTAGGCAAGAATCCTAACGTACTTGAGTATGGCGATGGAGCAGCAAGAATTCAGGATTATTATATTACTGACAATACAGGACGCAGGGTATCATCTGTGCAAAAAGGTGATGAGTGTACTATTCATATGTCAGTAGAATTTATGAGAGATTGTCCGGCTCCGATTTTTGCATTTACACTTAAGAATATTCTCGGTATAGAGATAACCGGTACCAATACAATGTTTGAAAAGGCTTTCCTGTCTCCTGTGAAGAAGGGGGATCGAAAGAAAATCACATTCACTCAGAAGATTGATCTTCAGGGTGGTGAGTACCTGATTTCTTTTGGTGTAACAGGATATGAACAGGAAAACTTTACTGTATACCATAGGCTATATGATGCACTCAATCTTACAGTGATCTCGGATAAGAATACAGTCGGTTATTATGACATGAATTCCAAAGTAAGGGTTGAGTAA
- the rfbC gene encoding dTDP-4-dehydrorhamnose 3,5-epimerase has translation MGQIKVENCGDIEGLKIITPTVHGDNRGYFMETYNKREFFEAGIDVEFVQDNQSASKKGVLRGLHFQKNFPQDKLVRVIKGEVFDVAVDLREGSKTFGKWFGVVLSEENKKQFFIPKNFAHGFLVLSDYAEFCYKCSDFWHPNDEGGLLWNDPEIGIEWPLWEGAELIFSEKDPKWGGIAEYKKERNL, from the coding sequence ATGGGACAGATCAAAGTTGAAAATTGCGGAGATATAGAAGGCCTTAAGATAATCACACCTACAGTTCATGGTGATAACAGAGGCTATTTTATGGAGACTTACAATAAACGTGAGTTTTTTGAAGCAGGAATAGACGTTGAATTCGTACAGGACAATCAGTCTGCAAGTAAGAAGGGCGTTCTTAGAGGACTTCATTTTCAGAAGAATTTCCCACAGGATAAGCTCGTAAGAGTAATAAAGGGTGAGGTATTCGATGTTGCAGTAGACCTTCGTGAAGGTTCCAAGACTTTCGGAAAGTGGTTTGGAGTGGTTCTTTCTGAAGAGAATAAGAAGCAGTTCTTCATTCCTAAGAACTTTGCACATGGATTTTTAGTTCTTTCAGATTATGCTGAGTTCTGCTATAAATGTTCAGATTTCTGGCATCCAAATGATGAGGGCGGTCTTTTATGGAACGATCCTGAGATCGGAATCGAGTGGCCTTTATGGGAAGGTGCCGAGCTTATTTTCTCAGAAAAAGATCCTAAATGGGGCGGAATCGCTGAGTACAAAAAAGAAAGAAATCTTTAA
- a CDS encoding ABC transporter permease: MNNKDKTTMKKRCLPGIGNLPKWAGISIFLAGAIVLALIIVLHYNPGADQETERLKKICACTLIALSCAVFSVYYDRVTVVPLELWDNRQLIWQMAVNDFKKRYAGSYLGAVWAFTQPVVTVLMYWFVFEKIFGLKSEIAGRGLDVPYVVFLMAGLVPWFYFTEGLSNGTTSLLEYTYLVKKVVFKISILPLIKIIAATFTHMFFCLLLVGAGWIAGFTPSVYTLQIFYYMFCEFMLMLAISFATSAIQVFFRDLMQIINIGLQLGQWATPILWNLDTVVPDWRMQWIIKLNPMTYIVGGYRSCIYEERWFFEHFYSSTYFWIVVVGLFCMGSLIFKRSKIHFADVL; this comes from the coding sequence TTGAACAATAAAGATAAGACAACGATGAAGAAGCGCTGTCTGCCCGGAATCGGAAACCTGCCTAAATGGGCAGGTATCTCCATATTCCTGGCGGGTGCGATCGTTTTGGCACTGATAATAGTACTACATTATAATCCCGGAGCTGATCAGGAGACTGAGAGGCTGAAGAAAATCTGCGCCTGTACGCTGATAGCGCTCAGTTGCGCGGTTTTTTCGGTTTATTATGACAGGGTTACAGTTGTACCCTTGGAATTATGGGATAACAGACAGCTTATATGGCAGATGGCTGTCAATGACTTTAAAAAGAGATATGCAGGATCATACCTTGGCGCTGTATGGGCATTTACTCAGCCTGTTGTTACAGTCCTTATGTACTGGTTCGTATTCGAAAAGATATTCGGACTTAAATCGGAAATAGCCGGAAGAGGACTTGATGTTCCATATGTTGTATTTTTAATGGCAGGTCTTGTGCCATGGTTTTATTTTACCGAAGGCTTATCAAACGGAACCACATCACTTCTTGAATATACATATCTTGTCAAAAAAGTAGTATTCAAGATCAGTATTCTTCCACTTATTAAGATAATAGCTGCAACTTTTACTCACATGTTTTTCTGTCTTCTCCTTGTAGGGGCAGGATGGATAGCAGGTTTTACTCCTAGCGTGTATACTCTGCAGATCTTTTATTATATGTTCTGTGAGTTTATGTTAATGCTTGCGATATCTTTTGCTACAAGTGCTATACAGGTCTTCTTCCGTGATCTGATGCAGATTATCAATATTGGACTTCAGCTTGGCCAGTGGGCTACTCCTATTCTGTGGAACCTTGATACGGTTGTTCCTGATTGGCGTATGCAGTGGATCATCAAGCTCAATCCTATGACATATATAGTAGGCGGTTACAGAAGCTGTATCTATGAAGAGAGATGGTTCTTTGAACACTTCTATTCATCAACATATTTCTGGATCGTTGTTGTTGGATTATTCTGTATGGGTTCGCTTATATTTAAGCGTTCCAAGATTCACTTTGCGGATGTATTGTGA
- a CDS encoding class I SAM-dependent methyltransferase — MAQTTKIGNVTLNFDRYKGMDLYCDGQIEDELLDIVMNNDPSKFPEIIEKKGSWPVLYHLSEQRSNIIEWIPMSGSEKVLEVGSGCGAITGKLSQKSGSVTCVDLSKKRSEINAYRNKNCDNVTIHVGNFKDIEPDLPNDFDYIFLIGVFEYGQGYIGGEYPYDNFLKMLKKHLHAGGRIVIAIENRMGLKYLAGCREDHLGTYFSGIEGYNSESVARTFTRNGLIQIFKRCGINNYHFYYPYPDYKFMTMMHSDYYLPGLGELNDNVRNFDNSRMILFNEKYAFDGLVKDGMYQDFANSFEVIIGNEFPTVFSKYSNDRAAEFKIRTDICVDRAGRRIITKAPLCAEAVDHINSIRDAYEALKERYRGGDLEINDCQIDEKTGVASFSFVNGEPLSSLMDKCLAGDDIEGFEKLFREYLRRISYNEEMAVADYDLIFNNILVNGPIWTVIDYEWTYGKQIPTKEIAFRALYCYLEEDEKRRKIGIDKFYKELGLSEEEAKDLLEEEAGFQKYVTGNRMSMVEIWKKIGKKATVPAELLPPPEVPVFNPEAIKLYYDYGEGFSEENSKELDTEYDKNGKAMIELELDDNVMKLRLDPVSHPCIVSLTSVKWNDERISDDNSALGIHPNGAWLSDESIVFDSDDPWIEFDFTSDELKKRAVNRINIRLTVSSIQKKQAQDLVSYQYAGSDESDDEGLRFSKLKGLFKNGLKKGSTGVSDRKRKA; from the coding sequence ATGGCGCAGACGACCAAAATCGGTAATGTAACACTAAATTTTGACCGCTATAAGGGAATGGATCTCTACTGCGACGGGCAGATAGAGGATGAACTTCTTGACATAGTTATGAACAATGATCCGTCCAAGTTCCCTGAGATAATAGAAAAAAAAGGCAGCTGGCCTGTTCTGTACCATCTTTCAGAGCAGCGTAGCAACATAATAGAGTGGATACCTATGTCCGGATCTGAAAAAGTATTGGAGGTAGGATCCGGCTGTGGTGCAATTACCGGTAAGCTATCCCAAAAATCCGGATCTGTTACCTGTGTTGATCTTTCCAAGAAAAGAAGTGAGATCAATGCATACAGAAATAAAAATTGTGACAATGTAACTATTCATGTCGGTAATTTTAAGGATATAGAGCCGGATCTTCCAAATGACTTTGACTATATTTTCCTTATAGGTGTATTTGAATATGGCCAGGGATATATAGGCGGAGAGTATCCTTACGATAACTTCCTTAAAATGCTCAAAAAGCACCTTCATGCAGGGGGAAGGATCGTTATAGCGATTGAGAACCGTATGGGTCTTAAGTATCTGGCAGGATGCAGAGAAGATCATCTTGGAACTTACTTCTCAGGAATAGAAGGCTATAATTCTGAAAGTGTTGCAAGAACATTTACCAGAAACGGTCTTATACAGATCTTCAAAAGATGTGGTATCAATAATTACCATTTCTATTATCCATATCCTGATTATAAGTTCATGACCATGATGCACTCGGATTATTATCTGCCGGGACTTGGTGAGCTTAATGATAATGTGCGCAATTTTGATAATTCCCGCATGATACTTTTTAATGAAAAATATGCCTTTGACGGGCTTGTCAAAGATGGAATGTATCAGGATTTTGCAAACTCTTTTGAAGTAATAATCGGTAATGAATTCCCTACCGTATTTTCAAAATATTCTAATGATAGAGCTGCGGAATTTAAGATCCGTACAGATATCTGCGTGGACAGAGCCGGCAGAAGGATCATCACCAAGGCTCCTCTATGTGCAGAAGCAGTTGATCATATAAATAGTATCAGAGATGCTTATGAAGCTTTGAAAGAGCGTTACAGAGGCGGAGATCTCGAGATCAATGATTGTCAGATAGATGAAAAGACAGGTGTTGCTTCTTTTTCTTTTGTTAACGGAGAGCCGCTTTCATCACTTATGGATAAGTGTCTTGCAGGAGATGATATTGAAGGTTTTGAAAAGCTCTTCAGAGAATATCTTCGCAGGATCTCTTATAATGAGGAGATGGCGGTTGCTGACTATGATCTTATATTCAACAACATCCTGGTTAACGGTCCTATCTGGACAGTTATAGATTATGAGTGGACTTATGGCAAGCAGATTCCTACTAAAGAGATAGCTTTCAGAGCACTTTACTGCTACCTTGAAGAAGATGAAAAGAGAAGAAAGATAGGAATAGATAAGTTCTATAAGGAGCTGGGGCTGTCTGAAGAAGAAGCCAAAGACCTTCTTGAAGAAGAAGCAGGATTCCAGAAATATGTGACAGGCAATCGAATGTCCATGGTAGAAATCTGGAAGAAGATTGGCAAGAAGGCAACTGTTCCTGCAGAGCTTCTTCCGCCACCGGAAGTTCCGGTATTTAATCCGGAAGCGATCAAGCTGTATTATGACTATGGCGAGGGATTTTCTGAAGAGAATTCCAAAGAGCTTGATACAGAATATGATAAGAATGGCAAAGCCATGATAGAGCTAGAGCTTGATGATAATGTCATGAAGCTGCGACTTGATCCTGTATCACATCCATGTATCGTATCTCTTACAAGCGTTAAGTGGAATGATGAGAGGATAAGTGATGATAATAGTGCACTTGGAATACATCCAAATGGTGCATGGCTTTCTGATGAAAGCATTGTATTTGATTCAGATGATCCTTGGATTGAATTTGATTTTACCAGCGATGAGCTCAAAAAGAGGGCTGTAAATCGTATAAATATAAGGCTTACAGTGTCTTCGATTCAGAAGAAGCAGGCTCAGGACCTGGTTTCATATCAGTACGCCGGATCTGATGAATCTGATGATGAGGGGCTTAGATTTAGTAAGCTGAAAGGTTTGTTTAAAAATGGGCTTAAAAAAGGCAGTACGGGCGTATCTGACCGCAAACGCAAAGCGTAA